In the Sarcophilus harrisii chromosome 3, mSarHar1.11, whole genome shotgun sequence genome, one interval contains:
- the PTAFR gene encoding platelet-activating factor receptor, with the protein MMDEKNSDRIDSEFRYTLIPIVYSIIFVLGILSNGYVLWVFVTLNPAKKLNEIKIFMVNLTVADLLFLFTLPLWIVYYFNQGDWILPNFLCNLAGCLFFINTYCSVAFLGVITYNRFQAVTDPIKAAQSTTRRRGIILSLIIWVVIVGCALYFLILDSTNVVLLKTGGKNVTRCFENYEKGSIPVLIIHIIIVFCFFIVFLVILVCNAIIIRTLLAQPLQPQSNANVKHKALWMVCTVMAVFFICFVPHHIIQLPWTVAELKIGFQGNSRVHQCINDIHQVTLCLMSINCVLDPIIYCFLTKKFRKHLSEKLQSMRGSRKCSRVTTDTAVEVVVPLNNYPINTMTKYSVTPVP; encoded by the coding sequence ATGATGGATGAAAAGAACTCTGACCGGATAGATTCTGAATTCAGATACACCCTCATTCCCATTGTCTACAGTATCATCTTTGTTCTGGGAATCCTCTCAAATGGTTACGTGTTATGGGTGTTTGTCACCCTCAACCCTgccaagaaattaaatgaaatcaagATCTTCATGGTCAACTTGACAGTGGCTGACCTGCTCTTCTTGTTTACTCTGCCCTTGTGGATTGTCTATTATTTTAACCAGGGTGACTGGATCCTACCCAACTTCCTCTGCAATTTGGCAGGCTGTCTCTTCTTCATCAATACTTACTGTTCTGTGGCCTTTCTCGGGGTCATTACTTATAATCGCTTCCAGGCTGTGACAGACCCCATCAAAGCAGCCCAATCCACCACCCGTCGGCGGGGCATCATCCTGTCCCTGATCATCTGGGTCGTGATTGTAGGGTGTGCCTTGTATTTCCTCATTTTGGATTCGACAAACGTTGTTCTCCTGAAGACCGGTGGGAAAAATGTAACCCGCTGctttgaaaattatgaaaagggaaGCATCCCTGTTCTCATCATTCATATCATCATTGTGTTCTGCTTCTTTATCGTTTTCCTTGTGATCCTGGTCTGCAATGCGATCATTATCCGGACCTTGTTGGCTCAGCCTCTCCAGCCCCAGAGCAATGCTAACGTTAAACACAAAGCCCTCTGGATGGTTTGTACCGTGATGGCCGTCTTTTTCATCTGCTTTGTGCCCCACCACATCATTCAATTGCCCTGGACTGTGGCGGAGCTGAAGATAGGTTTTCAGGGCAACAGCCGTGTGCATCAGTGTATCAATGACATCCACCAAGTGACTCTCTGTCTCATGAGCATCAACTGTGTCTTGGACCCTATCATCTACTGCTTCCTCACCAAGAAATTCCGAAAACATCTTTCAGAGAAGTTACAGAGCATGAGAGGGAGTCGCAAATGTTCCCGTGTCACTACGGATACGGCTGTAGAAGTGGTCGTGCCCCTTAACAACTATCCCATCAATACTATGACCAAGTATTCTGTGACTCCAGTGCCCTAG